One genomic window of Micromonospora sp. WMMD1128 includes the following:
- a CDS encoding DUF3039 domain-containing protein: MSTEILERPEQKDADTGPEMFHYVRKDKIAESAVMGTYVIALCGETFPVTKAAKPGSPVCPKCKEIYESWGE, translated from the coding sequence GTGAGCACTGAGATTCTCGAACGCCCGGAGCAGAAGGACGCCGACACCGGCCCCGAGATGTTCCACTACGTGCGTAAGGACAAGATCGCCGAGAGCGCGGTCATGGGCACGTACGTCATCGCGTTGTGCGGGGAGACCTTCCCGGTGACCAAGGCCGCCAAGCCCGGTTCCCCGGTCTGCCCGAAGTGCAAGGAGATCTACGAGTCCTGGGGCGAGTGA
- a CDS encoding TRIC cation channel family protein, producing MTTSTALLLADLTGVAVFAASGASAAVVKRLDLFGVVFVGVVAALGGGIFRDLVIDEVPPLAFADWRYAVTAAVVAAVVFRSHPQLARLRTTVLVLDAAGLALFTVTGTLKALDAHVPAVGACMIGMLTAIGGGLGRDLLTGEIPVVLRREIYAVAALAGSIVVALLSTYGQATAPTLTGAAVFVFGLRLISLRRRWSAPVATLRPPRTGARGPER from the coding sequence GTGACCACCTCCACCGCCCTGCTCCTCGCCGACCTCACCGGCGTGGCGGTCTTCGCCGCCTCCGGCGCCTCCGCGGCGGTGGTCAAACGGCTCGACCTGTTCGGGGTGGTCTTCGTCGGCGTGGTCGCCGCCCTCGGCGGTGGGATCTTCCGCGACCTGGTCATCGACGAGGTGCCCCCGCTGGCGTTCGCCGACTGGCGGTACGCGGTCACCGCGGCGGTCGTCGCCGCCGTCGTGTTCCGGTCGCATCCCCAGCTCGCCCGCCTGCGCACCACCGTGCTGGTGCTCGACGCGGCCGGGCTGGCCCTGTTCACCGTCACCGGCACGCTCAAGGCGCTCGACGCGCACGTGCCGGCCGTCGGCGCCTGCATGATCGGCATGCTCACCGCGATCGGCGGTGGCCTCGGCCGGGACCTGCTCACCGGTGAGATCCCGGTGGTGCTGCGCCGGGAGATCTACGCCGTGGCCGCGCTCGCCGGCTCGATCGTGGTGGCACTGCTGTCGACGTACGGACAGGCCACCGCGCCGACGCTCACCGGAGCGGCGGTCTTCGTCTTCGGGCTGCGCCTGATCTCGCTGCGCCGGCGCTGGTCCGCCCCGGTGGCGACGCTGCGCCCACCACGCACCGGCGCGCGCGGGCCGGAGCGGTAG
- a CDS encoding DEAD/DEAH box helicase, with the protein MVEYLRRRAEDFTAVATPGAGKTTFALRIAAELLADGTVEAVTVVAPTEHLKTQWAQAAARVGIQLDAAFRNADLHSAADFHGAVVTYAQVGMAPQVHRRRTMTRRTLVILDEIHHAGDARTWGDGVKAAFEPAVRRLMLTGTPFRSDDNPIPFVSYERGGDGLLRSRADSVYGYADALRDGVVRPVLFLAYSGETRWRTNAGDELAARLGEPMTQDLIAQAWRTALDPAGDWMPQVLRAADARLSVLRANGMPDAGGLVIASDQQVARAYAKLLEQVTGEKAAVVLSDDQGASARIATFAESEQRWLVAVRMVSEGVDIPRLAVGVYATSASTALYFAQAIGRFVRARRPGETASVFLPSVPHLLGLASEMEIERDHVLGKPKDREGFDDDLLERAQRDDGASGELEKRFAALSATAELDQVIFDGASFGTAAQAGTPEEEEYLGLPGLLTADQVSLLLTKRQADQLAAQRRRAAQRTAEPAAAAPVAAPPPMSAAQRRVALRRQLNALVAARHHHTGQPHGKIHAELRRLCGGPPSAQATIEQLEERIATVQTL; encoded by the coding sequence ATGGTGGAATACCTGCGCCGCCGGGCCGAGGACTTCACCGCGGTCGCCACGCCCGGCGCCGGAAAGACCACCTTCGCCCTGCGGATCGCCGCCGAGCTGCTCGCCGACGGCACCGTCGAGGCGGTCACCGTGGTCGCGCCGACCGAGCACCTGAAGACCCAGTGGGCCCAGGCCGCGGCCCGGGTGGGCATCCAGTTGGACGCCGCGTTCCGCAACGCCGACCTGCACTCCGCCGCCGACTTCCACGGCGCGGTGGTCACCTACGCCCAGGTCGGCATGGCGCCGCAGGTGCACCGCCGGCGCACCATGACCCGCCGGACCCTCGTCATCCTCGACGAGATCCATCACGCCGGCGACGCCCGGACGTGGGGCGACGGCGTCAAGGCGGCGTTCGAGCCCGCGGTACGCCGGCTGATGCTCACCGGCACGCCGTTCCGCTCCGACGACAACCCGATCCCGTTCGTCAGCTACGAACGGGGCGGGGACGGGCTGCTGCGGTCCCGCGCCGACTCCGTCTACGGCTACGCCGACGCGCTGCGCGACGGCGTGGTCCGGCCGGTGCTGTTCCTGGCCTACTCCGGGGAGACCCGGTGGCGCACCAACGCCGGCGACGAGTTGGCCGCCCGGCTCGGCGAGCCGATGACGCAGGACCTGATCGCGCAGGCGTGGCGGACCGCGCTCGATCCGGCCGGTGACTGGATGCCGCAGGTGCTGCGCGCCGCCGACGCCCGGCTGAGCGTGCTGCGGGCCAACGGGATGCCGGACGCGGGCGGCCTGGTGATCGCCAGCGACCAGCAGGTGGCCCGCGCCTACGCGAAGCTGTTGGAGCAGGTGACCGGCGAGAAGGCCGCCGTGGTGCTCTCCGACGACCAGGGCGCGTCCGCCCGGATCGCGACGTTCGCGGAGTCCGAGCAGCGGTGGCTGGTGGCGGTGCGGATGGTGTCCGAGGGCGTGGACATCCCCCGGCTGGCCGTCGGGGTGTACGCGACGAGCGCCAGCACCGCGCTCTACTTCGCGCAGGCGATCGGCCGGTTCGTCCGGGCCCGCCGTCCGGGCGAGACCGCCTCGGTGTTCCTGCCGAGCGTGCCGCACCTGCTCGGGTTGGCGAGCGAGATGGAGATCGAGCGGGACCACGTGCTCGGCAAGCCCAAGGACCGCGAGGGCTTCGACGACGACCTGCTGGAGCGCGCCCAGCGCGACGACGGCGCCAGCGGCGAGCTGGAGAAGCGGTTCGCCGCGCTCTCCGCGACCGCCGAGCTGGACCAGGTGATCTTCGACGGCGCGTCGTTCGGCACCGCCGCCCAGGCGGGCACGCCGGAGGAGGAGGAATATCTCGGTCTGCCCGGTCTGCTCACCGCCGACCAGGTTTCGCTGCTGCTGACCAAGCGGCAGGCCGATCAGCTCGCCGCGCAGCGCCGCCGGGCAGCCCAACGGACCGCTGAGCCGGCCGCTGCGGCCCCCGTGGCGGCGCCCCCTCCGATGAGTGCGGCCCAGCGTCGAGTGGCCCTACGGCGGCAGCTGAACGCCCTGGTGGCCGCCCGGCACCACCACACCGGCCAGCCGCACGGCAAGATCCACGCCGAGTTGCGCCGGCTCTGCGGCGGCCCGCCCAGCGCCCAGGCGACGATAGAGCAGCTGGAGGAACGCATCGCCACCGTGCAGACCCTGTAA
- a CDS encoding inositol monophosphatase family protein produces the protein MITSAPTPRELLTIAVEVARDAAATAHRMRAEGVSVAATKSTVTDVVTAADRAVERQVRDALRERRPGDAVLGEEYGAGVTGPAAPDGVRWIVDPIDGTVNYLYGLPYCAVSLAAEVAGEVVAGVVRNVFTGEEWTATAGGGAWRDDRRLRCSAETDLGQALVATGFGYDAGRRSHQARVVAELIGHVRDIRRMGAAALDLCLAAEGRVDAYFEKGLAAWDLAAGGLVAREAGLLVTGLSGRPAGPDLVLAAPPALHAPLHTRLADLDASGGP, from the coding sequence ATGATCACCTCGGCGCCCACGCCGCGGGAACTGCTCACGATCGCCGTCGAGGTGGCCCGGGACGCCGCCGCCACCGCCCACCGGATGCGCGCCGAGGGCGTCTCGGTGGCCGCGACCAAGAGCACGGTGACCGACGTGGTCACCGCCGCCGACCGGGCGGTGGAGCGGCAGGTGCGCGACGCGCTGCGGGAGCGGCGGCCCGGCGACGCCGTGCTCGGCGAGGAGTACGGCGCGGGGGTGACCGGCCCGGCCGCGCCGGACGGGGTGCGGTGGATCGTCGATCCGATCGACGGCACCGTGAACTACCTCTACGGCCTGCCCTACTGCGCGGTGTCGCTCGCCGCCGAGGTGGCCGGCGAGGTCGTCGCCGGCGTGGTGCGCAACGTGTTCACCGGCGAGGAGTGGACGGCGACCGCCGGCGGCGGGGCCTGGCGGGACGACCGTCGGTTGCGCTGCTCCGCCGAGACCGACCTGGGACAGGCGCTCGTCGCCACCGGTTTCGGGTACGACGCCGGTCGCCGGTCGCACCAGGCCCGGGTGGTCGCCGAGCTGATCGGGCACGTGCGGGACATCCGCCGGATGGGCGCGGCGGCGCTCGACCTCTGCCTGGCCGCCGAGGGACGGGTGGACGCCTACTTCGAGAAGGGGCTGGCCGCCTGGGACCTCGCCGCGGGCGGGCTGGTCGCCCGGGAGGCCGGACTGCTGGTGACCGGCCTGTCCGGTCGGCCGGCCGGACCGGACCTGGTGCTCGCCGCGCCGCCGGCGCTGCACGCGCCGCTGCACACCCGGCTCGCCGACCTGGACGCCTCCGGCGGCCCCTGA
- a CDS encoding HhH-GPD-type base excision DNA repair protein: protein MSVMTLSLPIDPAANDFLHRNTLALLLGMVLDQQVPMEKAFSSPYVLAQRLGHEPDARELAGYDPEALVELFAGPPALHRFPKAMAARTQEVCRALVERYDGDPARLWSDVTDGRELLRRVAELPGFGRQKAQIFVALLGKRFGVTPAGWREAAGDYGDAEAYRSVADVTDPESLRRVREFKQRAKAEAKAAKG, encoded by the coding sequence ATGTCTGTCATGACGTTGTCCTTGCCTATCGATCCCGCCGCGAATGACTTCCTCCACCGGAACACGCTGGCGCTGCTCCTCGGCATGGTGCTGGACCAGCAGGTGCCGATGGAGAAGGCGTTCTCCTCGCCGTACGTGCTGGCGCAGCGGCTCGGCCACGAGCCGGACGCCCGGGAACTGGCCGGGTACGACCCGGAGGCGCTTGTGGAGCTGTTCGCCGGGCCGCCGGCGCTGCACCGCTTCCCCAAGGCGATGGCGGCCCGGACGCAGGAGGTCTGCCGGGCGCTCGTGGAACGCTACGACGGCGACCCGGCCCGGCTCTGGTCGGACGTGACCGACGGCCGGGAGCTGTTGCGCCGGGTCGCCGAGCTGCCGGGCTTCGGTCGGCAGAAGGCGCAGATCTTCGTCGCGTTGCTCGGCAAGCGGTTCGGGGTCACCCCGGCGGGCTGGCGCGAGGCGGCCGGCGACTACGGCGACGCGGAGGCGTACCGGTCGGTGGCGGACGTGACCGACCCGGAGTCGCTGCGCCGGGTACGCGAGTTCAAGCAGCGGGCGAAGGCGGAGGCGAAGGCCGCGAAGGGCTGA
- a CDS encoding low temperature requirement protein A gives MSEQRGGGLLRTMSSPNRATFLELFFDLVFVFALTRVSQRMVADVDGGHMAADVGRTLLLFLVLWHVWTITTWVTSRYEPERVIIQAVVVGVMFGSLVLGVTLPRALEERALAFALAYVVMMVGRPLVLAAALRGHPRWTVPVRLVGWAVATTPLWLAGALVPDLRLPLWVVALAVDYLGAFLGWPLPRLGASRIRSWLLAGEHLAERYQQIFLIALGESILVIGVSYSGERFSARSAAAFALAFGVTALLWRLYFHRAGYLLAEALRLAGAPGRLAESAAQTHLFMVLGVLSAAVGYELVIAHPFVAADPGRLVFVVGGPAVFLVARSRFEYEIFGRVSRSRVVALVALLLLAPVLTVGPALLALGMVAGVLALVVLADARRARGRPPESSASPVGREAIDEAGPEA, from the coding sequence GTGAGCGAGCAGCGGGGCGGGGGGCTGCTGCGCACCATGTCCAGCCCCAACCGGGCCACCTTCCTGGAGCTCTTCTTCGACCTGGTCTTCGTCTTCGCGCTGACCCGGGTGTCGCAGCGCATGGTGGCCGACGTCGACGGTGGGCACATGGCGGCCGACGTCGGGCGGACTCTGCTGCTCTTCCTGGTGCTCTGGCACGTCTGGACCATCACCACCTGGGTGACCAGCCGGTACGAGCCGGAGCGCGTGATCATCCAGGCGGTCGTGGTCGGCGTCATGTTCGGCAGCCTGGTGCTCGGGGTGACGCTTCCCCGCGCGCTTGAGGAACGGGCGCTGGCGTTCGCGCTCGCGTACGTGGTGATGATGGTCGGGCGTCCGCTGGTGTTGGCGGCGGCGTTGCGTGGGCACCCGCGGTGGACGGTGCCGGTGCGGCTGGTCGGCTGGGCGGTGGCGACCACACCGCTCTGGCTGGCCGGCGCGCTGGTGCCCGACCTGCGCCTGCCGCTGTGGGTGGTCGCGCTGGCGGTGGACTATCTGGGCGCGTTCCTGGGCTGGCCGCTGCCCCGGCTCGGGGCGTCCCGCATCCGGAGCTGGCTGCTTGCCGGGGAGCACCTGGCCGAGCGTTACCAGCAGATCTTCCTCATCGCGCTCGGCGAGTCGATCCTGGTGATCGGCGTGTCCTACAGCGGGGAGCGGTTCTCCGCCCGGTCGGCCGCCGCGTTCGCGCTCGCGTTCGGTGTCACCGCGTTGCTCTGGCGGCTCTACTTCCACCGGGCCGGATACCTGCTCGCGGAGGCGTTGCGGCTGGCCGGCGCGCCGGGGCGGCTGGCCGAGTCGGCCGCACAGACCCACCTGTTCATGGTGCTCGGCGTGCTGAGCGCCGCGGTCGGCTACGAGTTGGTCATCGCCCACCCGTTCGTGGCGGCCGATCCGGGCCGGCTGGTCTTCGTGGTGGGCGGCCCGGCGGTGTTCCTGGTCGCCCGCTCCCGCTTCGAGTACGAGATCTTCGGCCGGGTCTCCCGCTCCCGAGTGGTCGCGCTGGTGGCGCTGCTGCTGCTCGCGCCCGTGCTGACCGTCGGGCCGGCCCTGCTGGCGCTCGGCATGGTGGCCGGCGTGCTGGCGCTCGTCGTCCTCGCGGACGCGCGGCGCGCCCGGGGACGGCCGCCGGAGTCCTCCGCCTCGCCGGTGGGGCGGGAGGCCATCGACGAGGCCGGGCCCGAGGCGTGA
- a CDS encoding DUF3099 domain-containing protein has protein sequence MKRQAYQPILITDARRSQDDQLNSRQKRYVLMMAVRVACLVAGAILVGVKAPLLWLWLPLCALGMVLIPWLAVLLANDRPPKEEHRLATRFQHRGRDETPPMALPTEERAHKVIDAEP, from the coding sequence GTGAAGCGTCAGGCCTACCAGCCGATCCTGATCACCGACGCCCGGCGCAGCCAGGACGACCAGCTCAACAGCCGGCAGAAGCGCTACGTGCTGATGATGGCCGTCCGGGTCGCCTGCCTGGTGGCGGGCGCGATCCTGGTCGGCGTCAAGGCCCCGCTGCTCTGGCTCTGGCTGCCGCTCTGCGCCCTCGGCATGGTGCTCATCCCGTGGCTCGCGGTGCTGCTCGCGAACGACCGCCCGCCCAAGGAGGAGCACCGGCTGGCCACCCGCTTCCAGCACCGGGGCCGGGACGAGACCCCGCCGATGGCACTGCCCACCGAGGAACGCGCGCACAAGGTCATCGACGCCGAGCCCTGA
- a CDS encoding LytR C-terminal domain-containing protein, with translation MRALVVVGLLAVIALVFVFIAVLRDSQGEAGTAAGCPDGWPLVDLRLREQKDVKINVYNATDEAGRASGVADDFRNRKFQVKKVGNEKKEVDGVAVLRFGPKGVGSAHLLRAYFLNNAERVFQPDRKDDTVDVVLGNGFQQLATTTEVNQSLGDLGAPEAPPETCPMPVEK, from the coding sequence GTGCGGGCACTCGTTGTCGTCGGACTGCTGGCGGTCATCGCCCTGGTCTTCGTGTTCATCGCCGTCCTCCGCGACAGTCAGGGCGAGGCCGGCACCGCGGCCGGCTGCCCGGACGGCTGGCCGCTTGTCGACCTGCGGCTGCGCGAGCAGAAAGACGTGAAGATCAACGTCTACAACGCCACCGACGAGGCCGGCCGGGCCAGTGGCGTCGCGGACGACTTCCGCAACCGAAAGTTCCAGGTCAAGAAGGTCGGCAACGAGAAGAAGGAGGTCGACGGCGTGGCGGTGCTGCGCTTCGGCCCGAAGGGTGTCGGCTCGGCCCACCTGCTGCGGGCCTACTTCCTCAACAACGCCGAGCGGGTGTTCCAGCCGGACCGCAAGGACGACACCGTCGACGTGGTCCTCGGCAACGGCTTCCAGCAGCTGGCCACCACCACCGAGGTGAACCAGTCGCTCGGTGACCTGGGTGCTCCCGAGGCTCCGCCCGAGACGTGTCCGATGCCGGTCGAGAAGTGA
- a CDS encoding RNA polymerase sigma factor: MTEPRQTGADVRSLTDTLIAHAQSAGGQLTSAQLARTVESAEVTPAQAKKILRALSEAGVTVVVDGSASTRRRVAAARSATPASRATTAKTTKKAAAPAPKQAPAAEEAPAPAPRKATARKAAGTTAEVAAKAAAPAKATRTTRATKATVAAKTAAAKPGKAGAKGEGAEGEVDPEELAAEIEDVVVEEPAELAQAAAADAASSATDNDFEWDDEESEALKQARRDAELTASADSVRAYLKQIGKVPLLNAEQEVELAKRIEAGLYAAERLRAADEGEEKLVRDMQRDLMWISRDGERAKNHLLEANLRLVVSLAKRYTGRGMAFLDLIQEGNLGLIRAVEKFDYTKGYKFSTYATWWIRQAITRAMADQARTIRIPVHMVEVINKLGRIQRELLQDLGREPTPEELAKEMDITPEKVLEIQQYAREPISLDQTIGDEGDSQLGDFIEDSEAVVAVDAVSFSLLQDQLQQVLQTLSEREAGVVRLRFGLTDGQPRTLDEIGQVYGVTRERIRQIESKTMSKLRHPSRSQVLRDYLD; encoded by the coding sequence GTGACAGAACCCCGCCAGACCGGCGCCGACGTTCGCTCGCTCACCGACACCCTGATCGCCCACGCGCAGAGCGCCGGCGGCCAGCTCACGTCGGCCCAGCTCGCGCGCACCGTCGAGTCCGCCGAGGTGACCCCGGCCCAGGCCAAGAAGATCCTCCGCGCGCTCTCCGAGGCGGGCGTGACGGTGGTGGTGGACGGCTCCGCCAGCACCCGTCGCCGGGTCGCCGCGGCCCGGTCCGCCACTCCGGCTTCCCGGGCCACCACCGCCAAGACCACCAAGAAGGCCGCCGCGCCCGCCCCGAAGCAGGCGCCCGCCGCCGAGGAGGCCCCCGCTCCGGCGCCACGCAAGGCGACGGCGCGCAAGGCCGCCGGCACCACCGCCGAGGTGGCCGCCAAGGCCGCCGCCCCGGCGAAGGCCACCAGGACGACCCGGGCCACGAAGGCCACCGTGGCCGCCAAGACCGCCGCGGCCAAGCCGGGCAAGGCCGGCGCCAAGGGCGAGGGCGCCGAGGGCGAGGTCGATCCGGAGGAGCTGGCCGCCGAGATCGAGGACGTGGTGGTCGAGGAGCCGGCCGAGCTGGCCCAGGCCGCCGCGGCGGACGCGGCGAGCTCCGCCACCGACAACGACTTCGAGTGGGACGACGAGGAGTCCGAGGCGCTCAAGCAGGCGCGTCGCGACGCCGAGCTGACCGCCTCCGCCGACTCGGTCCGGGCCTACCTGAAGCAGATCGGCAAGGTCCCGCTGCTCAACGCCGAGCAGGAGGTCGAGCTCGCCAAGCGGATCGAGGCCGGCCTCTACGCCGCGGAGCGGCTGCGCGCCGCCGACGAGGGCGAGGAGAAGCTCGTCCGCGACATGCAGCGTGACCTGATGTGGATCTCCCGGGACGGCGAGCGGGCCAAGAACCACCTGCTGGAGGCGAACCTCCGACTGGTGGTCTCGCTGGCCAAGCGCTACACCGGGCGGGGCATGGCCTTCCTCGACCTGATCCAGGAGGGCAACCTCGGCCTCATCCGCGCCGTCGAGAAGTTCGACTACACCAAGGGCTACAAGTTCTCCACGTACGCCACCTGGTGGATCCGCCAGGCCATCACCCGCGCCATGGCCGACCAGGCCCGCACCATCCGCATCCCGGTGCACATGGTCGAGGTGATCAACAAGCTCGGTCGGATCCAGCGCGAGCTGCTCCAGGACCTGGGCCGCGAGCCCACCCCGGAGGAGCTCGCCAAGGAGATGGACATCACACCCGAGAAGGTGCTGGAGATCCAGCAGTACGCTCGGGAGCCCATCTCGCTCGACCAGACCATCGGCGACGAGGGCGACAGCCAACTCGGCGACTTCATCGAGGACTCCGAGGCCGTGGTGGCGGTCGACGCCGTGTCGTTCTCGCTGCTCCAGGACCAGCTCCAGCAGGTCCTCCAGACGTTGTCCGAGCGTGAGGCGGGTGTGGTGCGCCTGCGCTTCGGTCTCACCGACGGCCAGCCCCGCACCCTGGACGAGATCGGCCAGGTGTACGGCGTGACCCGGGAGCGCATCCGGCAGATCGAATCCAAGACCATGTCCAAGTTGCGGCACCCCTCGCGTTCCCAGGTGCTCCGCGACTACCTGGACTGA
- a CDS encoding DUF4193 domain-containing protein: MATDYDAPRRDEVDLGEDSLEELKARRVDSQSGAVDVDEAEVAESFELPGADLADEELTVKVLPMQQDEFRCARCFLVHHRSQLAVERNGDLICRECV; the protein is encoded by the coding sequence ATGGCCACCGACTACGACGCCCCGCGTCGCGACGAGGTCGACCTCGGCGAGGACAGCCTGGAAGAGCTCAAGGCCCGGCGGGTCGACTCACAGTCGGGCGCCGTGGACGTCGACGAGGCCGAAGTGGCCGAGAGCTTCGAGCTGCCCGGCGCCGACCTGGCCGACGAAGAGCTCACGGTCAAGGTGCTCCCGATGCAGCAGGACGAGTTCAGGTGCGCCCGCTGCTTCCTGGTCCACCACCGCAGCCAGCTGGCGGTCGAGCGCAACGGCGACCTGATCTGCCGCGAGTGCGTCTGA
- a CDS encoding PfkB family carbohydrate kinase, with product MSGRTERREPTPGLPGAGSPRVVVVGDVITDVVAMLSGPLATGSDTAAGIRFSGGGQAANTAAWLAGQGAAVTLVAAVGDDETGRERVAELTRVGVECAVERHEGYPTGTVIVLAHDGERTMISQRGANLRLTAAHVDTALAAAPDAGHLHLSAYTLLDVGSRGAGLRALAAARERGLTVSVDAASAAPLRRVGGSFLTWVRDVDLLLVNTDEATVLAGGLDPAAQARALTSVAHRVVVKRGAAGAVWVERGGRVEAAPAPGVAVVDVTGAGDAFAAGLLTAWLAGAGPRAALARAGDLGALAVTTVGARPTP from the coding sequence ATGAGCGGACGCACCGAGCGCCGTGAGCCCACTCCCGGTCTTCCGGGCGCGGGTTCCCCGCGCGTCGTCGTGGTGGGCGACGTGATCACCGACGTGGTCGCGATGCTGTCCGGGCCGCTCGCGACCGGCTCGGACACCGCCGCCGGGATCCGGTTCAGCGGCGGCGGGCAGGCGGCCAACACCGCGGCCTGGCTCGCCGGCCAGGGCGCGGCCGTGACGCTCGTGGCCGCCGTGGGCGACGACGAGACCGGCCGGGAACGGGTCGCCGAGCTGACCCGGGTCGGCGTGGAGTGCGCGGTGGAGCGGCACGAGGGCTACCCGACCGGCACGGTGATCGTGCTCGCCCACGACGGGGAGCGCACCATGATCAGCCAGCGGGGCGCGAACCTGCGGCTGACCGCGGCGCACGTGGACACCGCCCTGGCCGCGGCGCCCGACGCCGGGCATCTGCACCTGTCCGCGTACACCCTGTTGGACGTCGGGTCGCGCGGCGCGGGCCTGCGCGCGCTGGCCGCCGCCCGCGAACGCGGGCTGACCGTCAGCGTCGACGCGGCCTCCGCGGCGCCGTTGCGGCGCGTCGGCGGGTCGTTCCTGACCTGGGTACGCGACGTCGACCTGCTGCTTGTCAACACGGACGAGGCGACGGTGCTGGCCGGCGGCCTGGACCCGGCGGCGCAGGCGCGGGCGTTGACCTCGGTGGCGCACCGGGTGGTGGTCAAACGCGGCGCGGCCGGGGCGGTCTGGGTGGAGCGCGGCGGTCGGGTGGAGGCGGCCCCGGCGCCCGGGGTGGCCGTGGTGGACGTGACCGGCGCGGGGGACGCGTTCGCCGCCGGGCTGCTCACCGCCTGGCTGGCCGGCGCCGGTCCGCGTGCCGCCCTGGCCCGCGCCGGCGACCTCGGCGCCCTGGCCGTGACCACGGTGGGCGCCCGACCCACGCCCTGA
- a CDS encoding pseudouridine-5'-phosphate glycosidase has product MTNFRISLGGEVADALRAGRPVVALESTIVSHGLPRPDNLRVARQIEQAVRDAGAVPATIGMVGGELRVGLDDAQLTRLATVDGVSKLSVRDLAPAAATGADGATTVAATSAVAAAAGIDLFATGGLGGVHREAAQTFDESADLVTLARTPITVVCAGVKSILDTGATLERLETLGVGVVGYRTRRFPGFYLTDSGFDLDWSVDSPERVADVLAARAAHGVHRGGLVVANPLPADEQLDPALHDRTLADGLAALAREGITGKAVTPFLLAHFHSATEGASLAVNVRIILRNADLAARIAVAAAGTP; this is encoded by the coding sequence GTGACCAACTTTCGCATCAGCCTCGGTGGTGAGGTGGCCGACGCCCTGCGCGCCGGGCGTCCGGTCGTCGCGCTGGAGAGCACCATCGTCTCGCACGGACTCCCCCGACCGGACAACCTGCGCGTGGCGCGGCAGATCGAGCAGGCGGTCCGCGACGCGGGCGCGGTCCCGGCCACCATCGGCATGGTCGGCGGCGAGCTGCGGGTCGGCCTGGACGACGCCCAACTCACCCGCCTCGCCACGGTCGACGGAGTGAGCAAGCTCTCGGTCCGCGACCTGGCACCGGCGGCGGCGACCGGCGCGGACGGCGCCACCACGGTCGCGGCCACCAGCGCGGTGGCGGCGGCGGCCGGGATCGACCTGTTCGCCACCGGCGGGCTGGGCGGCGTGCACCGGGAGGCGGCGCAGACGTTCGACGAGTCGGCCGACCTGGTCACGCTGGCCCGTACCCCGATCACGGTGGTGTGCGCCGGGGTGAAGTCGATCCTCGACACCGGCGCCACCCTGGAACGGCTGGAGACGCTCGGGGTGGGCGTGGTGGGTTACCGCACCCGCCGGTTCCCCGGGTTCTATCTCACCGACTCCGGCTTCGACCTGGACTGGTCGGTGGACTCCCCGGAGCGGGTGGCCGACGTGCTGGCCGCCCGGGCGGCGCACGGCGTGCACCGGGGTGGGCTGGTGGTGGCCAACCCGCTGCCGGCCGACGAGCAGCTCGACCCGGCGCTGCACGACCGCACCCTCGCCGACGGGCTGGCCGCGCTGGCCCGCGAGGGGATCACCGGCAAGGCCGTCACCCCGTTCCTGCTGGCGCACTTCCACTCCGCCACCGAGGGCGCCAGCCTGGCGGTGAACGTCCGGATCATCCTGCGTAACGCCGACCTAGCGGCGCGGATCGCGGTTGCCGCGGCCGGCACCCCATGA